One window from the genome of Eucalyptus grandis isolate ANBG69807.140 chromosome 7, ASM1654582v1, whole genome shotgun sequence encodes:
- the LOC104452953 gene encoding heat shock 70 kDa protein, mitochondrial encodes MAAVALLRAAQRRGAASAAATAAAACKSLTGNGKSSWPGSYLGQSWASLCRPFSSKPAGNDVVGIDLGTTNSCVAVMEGKNPKVIENAEGSRTTPSVVAFNPKGELLVGTPAKRQAVTNPTNTIFGTKRLIGRRFDDPQTQKEMKMVPYRIVRGPNGDAWVEANGQQYSPSQIGAFILQKMRETAEAYLGKSISKAVITVPAYFNDAQRQATKDAGRIAGLDVERIINEPTAAALSYGMNNKEGLIAVFDLGGGTFDISILEISNGVFEVKATNGDTFLGGEDFDNALLDFLVNEFRRTEGIDLSKDRLALQRLREAAEKAKIELSSTSQTEINLPFITADASGAKHLNITLTRSKFETLVNHLIEKTRDPCKSCLKDAGVSTKDIDEVLLVGGMTRVPKIQEVVAEIFGKTPSKGVNPDEAVALGAAIQGGILRGDVKELLLLDVTPLSLGIETLGGIFTRLINRNTTIPTKKSQVFSTAADNQTQVGIKVLQGEREMASDNKLLGEFELVGIPPAPRGMPQIEVTFDIDANGIVTVSAKDKTTGKEQQITIRSSGGLSEDEIEKMVRESEMHAQKDKERKALIDIRNTADTTIYSIEKSLGEYRDKIPSEVAREIEDAIADLRKAVGEDNADEIKAKIDAANKAVSKIGQHMSGGSGGGDSGSGGSQGGDQAPEAEYEEVKK; translated from the exons ATGGCCGCCGTGGCGCTTCTCCGCGCGGCGCAACGACGTggcgccgcctccgccgccgccaccgccgccgccgcctgcaAATCG ctgACTGGCAATGGAAAGTCGTCGTGGCCAGGTTCTTATCTGGGTCAGAGCTGGGCCAGTCTATGCAGGCCTTTTAG TTCAAAACCTGCTGGGAATGATGTGGTAGGTATCGACTTGGGTACTACCAACTCCTGTGTTGCTGTCATGGAGGGAAAG AATCCCAAAGTTATTGAAAATGCTGAGGGATCTCGAACCACTCCATCCGTGGTTGCATTCAATCCGAAAGGAGAATTGCTTGTCGGTACACCGGCAAAACGGCAGGCAGTGACGAATCCAACAAACACGATTTTTGGCACCAAGCGTTTGATTGGGAGACGTTTTGATGATCCCCAAACCCAGAAAGAGATGAAGATGGTCCCCTATAGGATAGTAAGAGGTCCTAATGGGGATGCATGGGTCGAAGCAAACGGGCAGCAATATTCCCCAAGTCAAATTGGTGCTTTCATCCTTCAGAAGATGAGAGAAACTGCCGAGGCTTATTTGgggaaatcaatttcaaaagctgtTATTACTGTTCCAGCCTATTTCAATGATGCTCAGAGACAGGCAACAAAAGATGCTGGGAGGATTGCAGGGCTTGATGTAGAAAGAATCATCAATGAGCCCACTGCAGCTGCTCTTTCATATGGTATGAACAACAAGGAGGGTCTAATTGCTGTTTTTGATCTCGGGGGTGGAACATTTGATATATCGATTCTGGAGATATCTAATGGTGTTTTTGAG GTGAAAGCAACAAATGGTGACACATTCTTGGGGGGAGAGGATTTTGACAATGCTCTGCTGGACTTCCTGGTGAATGAGTTCAGGAGAACCGAGGGAATTGATCTCTCTAAGGATAGACTTGCCCTGCAGAGGCTTCGTGAAGCTGCTGAAAAAGCTAAGATTGAGCTCTCATCAACAAGCCAGACTGAAATCAACTTGCCTTTTATCACAGCTGACGCTTCAGGGGCTAAACACTTGAATATTACACTAACTAGATCGAAATTTGAGACTCTGGTAAATCACTTGATTGAGAAGACTAGGGACCCATGTAAAAGCTGTTTGAAGGACGCAGGCGTTTCGACTAAggatattgatgaagttttgcTTGTTGGAGGTATGACTCGCGTTCCCAAAATACAAGAAGTAGTTGCAGAAATATTTGGAAAGACCCCAAGCAAAGGGGTGAATCCCGATGAAGCTGTTGCTCTTGGAGCCGCAATTCAGGGTGGTATTTTACGAGGGGATGTCAAAGAGCTTCTCCTTCTTGATGTGACTCCTTTATCACTTGGTATCGAAACACTTGGTGGTATTTTCACACGTTTGATCAACAGGAATACAACTATTCCCACCAAGAAAAGTCAG GTGTTCTCAACAGCAGCTGACAATCAGACTCAGGTGGGTATCAAGGTTCTTCAGGGAGAACGTGAGATGGCATCTGACAACAAGCTTCTTGGAGAATTTGAGCTTGTGGGAATACCACCAGCTCCTCGAGGCATGCCCCAGATTGAAGTGACTTTCGACATTGATGCTAATGGAATCGTCACTGTCTCCGCAAAGGATAAAACTACTGGTAAGGAGCAACAGATCACTATCCGTTCCTCTGGAGGGCTCTCAGAAGATGAAATTGAGAAGATGGTCAGAGAGTCAGAAATGCATGCCCagaaggataaagaaagaaaggctTTAATCGATATCAGAAACACAGCAGACACGACTATCTACAGCATAGAGAAGAGCTTGGGCGAGTACAGGGATAAGATACCTAGCGAAGTTGCGCGGGAGATAGAGGATGCAATTGCAGACTTGAGGAAAGCAGTGGGTGAAGACAATGCCGATGAGATTAAAGCGAAGATCGATGCTGCCAATAAGGCGGTGTCGAAGATTGGACAGCACATGTCCGGCGGTTCAGGGGGTGGTGATTCTGGCTCGGGCGGCTCTCAGGGTGGCGACCAGGCACCGGAAGCCGAGTATGAAGAGGTGAAAAAGTAA